In Skermanella sp. TT6, one genomic interval encodes:
- a CDS encoding SLC13 family permease yields MSEIWTVFAIIAAIIVLFIWDRLPVIGVCVGAALSLWATGILTLNQSLAGFGDPAVIFIAALFVVSAGLEVAGVTAWAGQLLIRQAGDSRIRLIVLMMGFVGILSALISVNGAVAALLPVVVVMAIRLGRSPSQLLMPLVFGAHGGSLLMLTGSPVNVLVVEASADAGGGGFGYFEFALIGAPIVLGCIGIVVLFGERLLPNRTSRTLPPDLSRLATTLFEQYRLSGDVYQLHVRAGSPLIGKTRQAIGLARRGDLAFVTFKDARGHLIRRDTIGEGDLLVLRGPADQAAEVAREFNLAFREDAPEGEITDQLFNRDSGLAEVLIPPRSPLIGERFFPGMITESGDLIVLALQRQGVDLMPGDALAAGDTMLLQGTWKALDTRLDQAEVLVVNSPDLMRRQAVPMGRGAGTVLAALALMVFLLATGLVPPAVAGLLAAGIVLISGVLSVEQVYRSINWTTVILVGAMMPLSTAMEQTGAARLLAETLVGIVGDAGPYALLTGLFVFSAVLGQVISNTATALIIIPISVVAAQQMGISTQPVLMCVCVACAGAFLTPVATATNLMVMEPGAYRFGDYWKLGLPMLIWCFILVIFVVPVIWPF; encoded by the coding sequence GTGAGCGAGATCTGGACCGTCTTCGCTATCATCGCTGCAATCATTGTGCTGTTCATATGGGACCGTCTGCCGGTCATCGGTGTCTGCGTAGGCGCCGCGCTGTCGCTCTGGGCGACGGGCATACTGACGTTGAACCAGAGCCTGGCAGGCTTCGGCGACCCGGCGGTCATCTTCATCGCAGCGCTCTTCGTCGTCAGCGCCGGCCTGGAGGTGGCCGGCGTGACGGCCTGGGCCGGGCAGCTCCTGATCCGGCAGGCCGGCGACAGCCGGATACGGCTGATCGTGCTGATGATGGGCTTCGTCGGAATCCTGAGCGCCCTGATCAGCGTGAACGGCGCGGTGGCGGCGCTTCTGCCGGTCGTCGTCGTCATGGCCATCCGGCTGGGCCGGTCGCCGTCCCAGCTGTTGATGCCTCTGGTCTTCGGAGCCCATGGGGGCTCCCTGCTGATGCTGACCGGCAGTCCGGTCAACGTGCTCGTGGTCGAAGCCTCGGCCGATGCAGGCGGCGGCGGGTTCGGCTATTTCGAGTTCGCGCTGATCGGCGCGCCGATCGTGCTGGGGTGTATCGGCATCGTGGTGCTGTTCGGCGAACGCCTGTTGCCGAACCGCACCAGCAGGACCCTTCCGCCAGACCTGAGCCGGCTCGCGACCACCCTGTTCGAGCAGTATCGCCTGTCGGGCGACGTGTACCAGCTGCACGTTCGCGCCGGATCTCCCCTGATCGGCAAGACGCGCCAGGCGATCGGCCTCGCCAGACGGGGCGATCTGGCCTTCGTGACGTTCAAGGACGCACGGGGTCATCTGATCCGGCGCGACACCATCGGCGAGGGCGACCTGCTGGTCCTGCGCGGACCCGCCGACCAGGCGGCCGAAGTCGCCCGGGAGTTCAACCTCGCCTTCCGCGAGGACGCGCCCGAGGGGGAGATCACCGACCAGCTCTTCAACCGCGACTCCGGGCTTGCGGAAGTGCTGATCCCACCGCGGTCGCCCCTGATCGGGGAGCGTTTCTTTCCCGGAATGATCACCGAAAGCGGCGACCTGATCGTGCTGGCGCTTCAGCGACAGGGCGTCGACCTGATGCCGGGCGACGCCCTGGCGGCCGGCGACACGATGCTTCTGCAAGGCACCTGGAAGGCGCTCGACACTCGGCTCGACCAGGCCGAAGTGCTGGTGGTGAACTCGCCCGACCTGATGCGCCGCCAGGCCGTGCCGATGGGACGCGGGGCGGGGACGGTGCTCGCGGCGCTGGCGCTCATGGTGTTCCTGCTGGCCACCGGGCTCGTGCCGCCCGCCGTGGCAGGGCTGCTGGCCGCCGGCATCGTCCTGATCTCGGGGGTGCTGAGCGTGGAGCAGGTATATCGCTCGATCAATTGGACGACGGTGATCCTGGTCGGCGCGATGATGCCGCTCTCGACCGCGATGGAGCAGACCGGTGCCGCGCGCCTGCTCGCCGAGACGCTCGTAGGGATCGTCGGGGATGCCGGTCCCTATGCGCTGCTGACCGGCCTCTTCGTGTTCTCGGCGGTCCTGGGGCAGGTGATCTCCAATACCGCCACCGCCCTCATCATCATTCCGATCTCGGTGGTCGCGGCCCAGCAGATGGGCATCTCCACGCAGCCGGTGCTGATGTGCGTGTGCGTCGCCTGCGCCGGAGCCTTCCTCACGCCGGTTGCGACGGCGACGAACCTGATGGTGATGGAGCCGGGCGCCTACAGGTTCGGCGACTACTGGAAGCTCGGCCTGCCGATGCTGATCTGGTGCTTCATCCTCGTGATCTTCGTGGTGCCGGTCATCTGGCCGTTCTGA
- a CDS encoding AbgT family transporter, with amino-acid sequence MADQIGYPTPSRTQTVARKPGALDRFLTTIERVGNKVPHPGIIFFILIGIVIVLSAIFGLLGTSITYEVADPVSGEIETRTTDVRSLLSPEGLRFMITSPVANFLGFGSVGVIVIAMVGVGVAEESGLIATLVRKIVLIAPRSIFTFIVVMLGVVSSIAADAGYLVLVPLGAAAFHSLGRHPLAGLAAAFSGVAAVFLVNVFVTPTDALLAEMTNDAIRLVDPARQVTLVGNLYFMIVSSLLMAVLCTLITEKIVEPHLGPYTGGVPVQAAEGLAPEQSRGLRNAGVALAVFVAAMALLTVPPNSVLRNPQTGEILSGSPFMDGLIIQISALFFAVGFAYGKGAGTINNLTQAIGMIVKTFGGLAGLIFLLLVIAQFIAFFNFTNMAVVLAANLADILQDAPINGVGYIIIFVLIIFLIDVLITGAVAKWAIFAPVFIPLFMRLGGDPNLVLAAYRVGDSPMNVITPLNVYLGVMVGFAAKYQKDAGIGTIVSLMLPYTGILVVAWTLLLIAWYLLGIPLGPA; translated from the coding sequence ATGGCGGACCAGATTGGATACCCGACGCCGAGCCGGACGCAGACGGTGGCCAGGAAACCGGGTGCTCTGGACAGGTTTCTCACGACGATCGAGCGCGTTGGAAACAAGGTGCCGCACCCGGGCATCATCTTCTTCATCCTGATCGGCATCGTCATCGTCCTGTCGGCGATATTCGGCCTTCTGGGAACCTCGATCACCTACGAGGTGGCCGATCCGGTTTCGGGCGAGATCGAGACGCGCACGACGGACGTGCGGAGCCTGCTGTCGCCGGAGGGCCTGCGCTTCATGATCACGTCCCCCGTGGCCAATTTCCTGGGCTTCGGATCGGTCGGCGTGATCGTCATCGCCATGGTCGGCGTGGGCGTCGCCGAGGAATCCGGGCTGATCGCGACGCTGGTGCGCAAGATCGTCCTCATCGCACCCCGCTCGATCTTCACCTTCATCGTCGTGATGCTCGGGGTCGTTTCCTCGATCGCGGCGGACGCCGGCTACCTGGTGCTCGTCCCGCTGGGCGCCGCGGCATTCCACAGCCTCGGACGGCATCCCCTGGCGGGACTGGCGGCGGCCTTTTCCGGTGTGGCGGCGGTATTCCTGGTCAACGTCTTCGTCACGCCCACCGACGCGCTGCTGGCCGAAATGACCAACGACGCGATACGCCTCGTCGATCCGGCGCGCCAGGTCACCCTCGTCGGCAACCTTTATTTCATGATCGTCTCAAGCCTTCTGATGGCTGTCCTCTGCACGCTCATCACCGAGAAGATCGTCGAACCGCATCTGGGACCGTACACGGGCGGCGTGCCGGTGCAGGCCGCCGAAGGATTGGCCCCGGAGCAGTCTCGGGGCCTGCGCAACGCCGGCGTGGCGCTTGCGGTTTTCGTGGCGGCGATGGCGCTCCTGACCGTACCGCCGAACTCGGTGCTGCGAAACCCGCAGACCGGGGAGATCCTGTCGGGCTCGCCGTTCATGGACGGCCTGATCATCCAGATCAGCGCGCTTTTCTTCGCGGTCGGCTTCGCCTATGGGAAGGGAGCCGGCACGATCAATAATCTGACCCAGGCGATCGGCATGATCGTGAAGACCTTCGGGGGGCTCGCGGGGCTGATCTTTCTCCTCCTGGTGATCGCGCAGTTCATCGCCTTCTTCAACTTCACCAACATGGCGGTCGTGCTGGCCGCCAACCTCGCCGACATCCTGCAGGACGCTCCGATCAACGGGGTCGGCTACATCATCATCTTCGTGCTGATCATCTTCCTGATCGATGTCCTGATCACCGGGGCCGTCGCGAAGTGGGCGATCTTCGCTCCCGTGTTCATTCCGCTTTTCATGCGACTGGGCGGGGACCCGAACCTTGTCCTGGCGGCCTATCGGGTCGGGGATTCGCCGATGAACGTCATCACTCCGCTGAACGTGTATCTCGGGGTCATGGTCGGCTTCGCCGCGAAGTACCAGAAGGACGCCGGTATCGGCACCATCGTCTCCCTGATGCTGCCATACACCGGGATCCTCGTGGTCGCCTGGACCCTGCTCCTGATCGCCTGGTACCTGCTCGGCATCCCCCTCGGGCCGGCCTGA